Proteins encoded within one genomic window of Brachybacterium muris:
- the ilvD gene encoding dihydroxy-acid dehydratase: protein MPQLRSRTSTHGRNMAGARALWRATGMETSDFGKPIIAIANSYTQFVPGHVHLKNMGDLVASAVKEAGGVAKEFNTIAVDDGIAMGHGGMLYSLPSRDVIADSIEYMVNAHTADALVCISNCDKITPGHLMAAMRLNIPVVFVSGGPMESGNPVEGVVEHRLDLIDAIVQSADDTVTDAQLADIEENACPTCGSCSGMFTANSMNCLTEALGLSLPGNGTTLATHAFRKELFLQAGRTVVDLAKRYYEQDDESVLPRNIATKAAFANAMSLDVAMGGSTNTVLHILATAIEGEVDFTLEDIDRISRTVPCLSKVAPNGTAHVEDVHRAGGIPAILGELDRAGLLDHTVHSVHSPDLQSWLKDWDIRGGSPTEKANALFHAAPGGVRTTQAFSSTNTYKELDTDAEGGVIRAVPHAHTKDGGLCVLTGNLASEGSVIKTAGITEDLFHFEGTAVVCESQEEAVQKILDKTVKAGHVVVIRYEGPQGGPGMQEMLYPTSFLKGRGLGRDCALITDGRFSGGTSGVSIGHVSPEAAEGGLIGLVEDGDRIVIDVDKRSLSLEVDEAELKRRREKKGPLPWRPVSRERKVTQALKVYAHLVRSATYGATRRPLD from the coding sequence ATGCCTCAGCTCCGCTCCCGCACCTCGACCCACGGCCGCAACATGGCGGGCGCGCGTGCCCTCTGGCGCGCCACCGGCATGGAGACCTCGGACTTCGGCAAGCCGATCATCGCGATCGCCAACTCCTACACCCAGTTCGTGCCCGGCCACGTGCACCTGAAGAACATGGGCGACCTGGTGGCCTCCGCCGTCAAGGAGGCCGGAGGTGTCGCCAAGGAGTTCAACACCATTGCGGTGGACGACGGCATCGCCATGGGCCACGGCGGCATGCTCTACTCGCTGCCCAGCCGCGACGTGATCGCCGACTCCATCGAGTACATGGTCAACGCCCACACCGCCGATGCGCTGGTGTGCATCTCCAACTGCGACAAGATCACCCCCGGCCACCTGATGGCCGCCATGCGCCTGAACATCCCGGTGGTATTCGTCTCCGGTGGGCCGATGGAGTCCGGCAACCCCGTCGAAGGCGTGGTCGAGCACCGCCTGGACCTGATCGACGCGATCGTGCAGAGCGCGGACGACACCGTCACCGACGCCCAGCTCGCCGACATCGAGGAGAACGCCTGCCCCACCTGCGGCTCCTGCTCCGGCATGTTCACCGCGAACTCCATGAACTGCCTGACCGAGGCACTGGGCCTGTCCCTGCCCGGCAACGGCACCACGCTGGCCACCCACGCCTTCCGCAAGGAGCTGTTCCTGCAGGCCGGCCGCACCGTGGTGGATCTCGCCAAGCGCTACTACGAGCAGGATGACGAGTCCGTGCTGCCGCGGAACATCGCCACCAAGGCCGCCTTCGCCAACGCCATGAGCCTGGACGTCGCCATGGGCGGCTCCACCAACACAGTGCTGCACATCCTGGCCACCGCCATCGAAGGCGAGGTCGACTTCACCCTCGAGGACATCGACCGCATCTCCCGCACCGTGCCGTGCCTGTCCAAGGTGGCGCCCAACGGCACCGCCCACGTGGAGGACGTGCACCGCGCCGGTGGCATCCCCGCGATCCTGGGCGAGCTGGACCGCGCCGGGCTGCTGGACCACACCGTCCACTCCGTCCACTCCCCAGACCTGCAGTCCTGGCTGAAGGACTGGGACATCCGCGGCGGTTCCCCCACCGAGAAGGCCAACGCCCTGTTCCATGCGGCCCCCGGTGGCGTGCGCACCACCCAGGCGTTCTCCTCCACCAACACCTACAAGGAGCTGGACACCGACGCCGAGGGCGGGGTGATCCGCGCCGTGCCCCACGCCCACACCAAGGACGGCGGCCTGTGCGTGCTCACCGGCAACCTCGCCTCCGAGGGCAGCGTGATCAAGACCGCCGGCATCACCGAGGACCTGTTCCACTTCGAGGGCACCGCGGTGGTGTGCGAGTCACAGGAGGAGGCGGTCCAGAAGATCCTGGACAAGACCGTCAAGGCCGGCCACGTCGTGGTGATCCGTTACGAGGGCCCGCAGGGCGGCCCCGGCATGCAGGAGATGCTCTACCCCACCTCCTTCCTCAAGGGCCGGGGCCTGGGCCGGGACTGCGCCCTGATCACCGATGGCCGCTTCTCCGGCGGCACCAGCGGTGTCTCCATCGGCCACGTCTCCCCGGAGGCCGCCGAGGGCGGCCTGATCGGTTTGGTGGAGGACGGCGACCGCATCGTCATCGACGTGGACAAGCGCTCCCTCAGCCTCGAGGTGGACGAGGCCGAGCTGAAGCGCCGCCGTGAGAAGAAGGGCCCGCTGCCGTGGCGGCCCGTGAGCCGCGAGCGGAAGGTCACCCAGGCGCTGA
- a CDS encoding alanine/glycine:cation symporter family protein, producing MNEIDAWIERVFGPVATWLSNIVFFEIDVAGGIPIIVVWLMAAAVFLTVWLRFQPITGLKHSIKVIRGKYTAKTDPGEVSSFQALATELSGTVGLGNIAGVAVAIVAGGPGAALWIAIFGFFGMSVKMAEATLGVMFRKVNADGTTEGGPMYFLRDGLASIGRKKLGGVLATMYAIFALVGVFGAGNLFQANQVAAIVSSGIGSEFLVNNKWLIGVVMAILVGIVILGGVKAIARWTSALTPAMAVLYVLCVLLIVVLNIEAVPNAIGQIFSGAFTAEGVTGGIIGVAVVGIQRALFSNAAGVGSAAMAHSASKTKEPATEGFTAMWEPLIDSVVVCMLTAIAIVVTGVYTTGGEDGVQLTSQAFGTVAPWFPYVLLVAVALFGFSTVLAYAYYGELNAMYLFGSTKSVQTTFRVIWALAVVVGAAISLDSVIAFSDAMFFLMAVPNLLGIYFLAKVLRLEILRHKYRASTGALGEVDEDLQVGMRDHEPTEEQVAQAELAEREEQQRITEVRRTLSDDPDFPVRADHHGEDLTSPMGAPAEPIPETGQFPAVAEEGGSHVAGGAATATATAGDRIPGAPQDIDGTPSRDA from the coding sequence ATGAACGAGATCGACGCCTGGATCGAGAGGGTCTTCGGACCTGTCGCCACCTGGCTCAGCAATATCGTCTTCTTCGAGATCGATGTCGCCGGGGGAATCCCCATTATCGTCGTGTGGCTGATGGCCGCCGCGGTGTTCCTCACCGTGTGGCTGCGATTCCAGCCCATCACCGGTCTGAAGCATTCGATCAAGGTGATCCGCGGCAAGTACACCGCCAAGACGGATCCCGGTGAGGTCTCGAGCTTCCAGGCCCTGGCCACCGAGCTCTCCGGCACCGTCGGCCTGGGCAACATCGCCGGCGTGGCCGTCGCGATCGTCGCCGGCGGCCCCGGCGCCGCCCTGTGGATCGCCATCTTCGGCTTCTTCGGCATGAGCGTGAAGATGGCCGAGGCCACCCTGGGCGTCATGTTCCGCAAGGTCAATGCGGACGGCACCACCGAGGGTGGGCCGATGTACTTCCTGCGTGACGGCCTCGCCTCCATCGGTCGCAAGAAGCTGGGCGGCGTGCTCGCCACCATGTACGCGATCTTCGCCCTGGTGGGTGTGTTCGGCGCCGGCAACCTGTTCCAGGCCAACCAGGTCGCAGCGATCGTCTCCTCCGGTATCGGCAGTGAGTTCCTGGTCAACAACAAGTGGCTGATCGGCGTGGTCATGGCCATCCTGGTGGGCATCGTGATCCTGGGTGGCGTGAAGGCCATCGCTCGCTGGACCTCCGCGCTCACGCCCGCCATGGCCGTGCTCTACGTGCTGTGCGTGCTGCTGATCGTGGTGCTGAACATCGAGGCCGTGCCGAACGCGATCGGCCAGATCTTCTCCGGTGCGTTCACCGCTGAGGGTGTGACCGGTGGCATCATCGGTGTGGCCGTGGTGGGCATCCAGCGTGCCCTGTTCTCCAACGCCGCGGGCGTGGGCTCGGCCGCGATGGCGCACAGCGCCTCCAAGACCAAGGAGCCGGCGACCGAGGGCTTCACCGCCATGTGGGAGCCGCTGATCGACTCGGTGGTGGTCTGCATGCTCACCGCTATCGCGATCGTGGTCACCGGCGTGTACACCACCGGCGGTGAGGACGGCGTCCAGCTGACCAGCCAGGCCTTCGGCACCGTCGCACCCTGGTTCCCGTACGTGCTGCTGGTGGCCGTGGCCCTGTTCGGCTTCTCCACCGTGCTGGCCTACGCCTACTACGGCGAGCTGAACGCCATGTACCTGTTCGGCTCCACGAAGTCCGTGCAGACCACCTTCCGGGTGATCTGGGCCCTGGCCGTCGTGGTCGGCGCCGCCATCTCCCTGGACTCGGTGATCGCGTTCTCCGACGCCATGTTCTTCCTGATGGCCGTCCCGAACCTGCTGGGCATCTACTTCCTGGCCAAGGTGCTGCGCCTGGAGATCCTGCGGCACAAGTACCGTGCCTCTACCGGCGCCCTCGGCGAGGTGGATGAGGATCTGCAGGTGGGCATGCGCGACCACGAGCCCACCGAGGAGCAGGTCGCCCAGGCCGAGCTCGCCGAGCGCGAGGAGCAGCAGCGCATCACCGAGGTGCGCCGCACCCTCTCCGACGATCCGGATTTCCCGGTGCGCGCCGATCATCACGGCGAGGACCTGACCTCCCCGATGGGGGCGCCGGCCGAGCCGATCCCGGAGACCGGCCAGTTCCCGGCCGTCGCGGAGGAGGGCGGTTCGCATGTCGCCGGTGGCGCTGCCACGGCGACGGCCACGGCCGGTGACCGCATCCCCGGTGCACCCCAGGACATCGACGGCACCCCCTCGCGGGACGCCTGA
- the gatB gene encoding Asp-tRNA(Asn)/Glu-tRNA(Gln) amidotransferase subunit GatB gives MSTADTTELVDYDEAVDRYDPVLGIEVHVELGTDTKMFDGAPNVFAAEPNTAITPVSLGLPGTLPVVNGTAIEYAIKIGLALNCQIAETCRFSRKQYFYPDLTKNFQTSQYDEPIAFDGWIDVELEDGETVRVQIERAHMEEDAGKNTHLGGAAGRIQGATRSLVDYNRAGVPLVEIVTRPIEGVGERAPEVAAAYVRTLRDIFRTLEVSEARMERGNVRADINVSLRPEPESPLGTRTETKNVNSFRSIERTVRFEISRQAGILDAGGTVIQETRHFHEDTGHTSSGRVKSDAEDYRYFPEPDLVPVAPSREWVEEIRATLPELPAARRRRLIGEWGFTDLEMRDVINAGALDLIESTVAAGTSAQAARKWWMGELARTAKEQDLELEQLAVTPGQIAELQGLVDGKKINDKIAKQVLGKVLEAKGDPATIVESEGLAVVSDDSVLTGAVDQAIADNPEVVEKIRGGKVQAIGALIGPIMKATRGQADAGRVREIIMERLGVS, from the coding sequence ATGAGCACCGCTGATACCACCGAGCTGGTGGACTACGACGAGGCCGTGGACCGCTACGACCCCGTGCTCGGCATCGAGGTGCACGTGGAGCTGGGCACCGACACCAAGATGTTCGACGGCGCCCCCAACGTGTTCGCCGCCGAGCCGAACACCGCCATCACCCCGGTGTCCCTGGGCCTGCCCGGCACGCTGCCGGTGGTCAACGGCACCGCGATCGAGTACGCGATCAAGATCGGCCTGGCCCTGAACTGCCAGATCGCCGAGACCTGCCGCTTCTCCCGCAAGCAGTACTTCTACCCCGACCTCACCAAGAACTTCCAGACCTCCCAGTACGACGAGCCGATCGCCTTCGACGGGTGGATCGACGTGGAGCTGGAGGACGGCGAGACGGTGCGCGTCCAGATCGAGCGCGCGCACATGGAGGAGGACGCCGGGAAGAACACCCACCTGGGTGGCGCTGCCGGTCGTATCCAGGGCGCCACCCGCTCCCTGGTGGACTACAACCGTGCCGGTGTGCCGCTGGTGGAGATCGTCACCCGCCCCATCGAGGGCGTGGGGGAGCGGGCTCCCGAAGTGGCCGCCGCCTACGTGCGCACCCTGCGCGACATCTTCCGCACCCTGGAGGTCTCCGAGGCCCGCATGGAGCGCGGCAACGTGCGTGCGGACATCAACGTGTCCCTGCGTCCGGAGCCGGAATCCCCGCTGGGCACCCGCACCGAGACCAAGAACGTCAACTCCTTCCGCTCCATCGAGCGCACAGTGCGGTTCGAGATCTCCCGTCAAGCGGGGATCCTCGACGCCGGTGGGACGGTGATCCAGGAGACGCGTCACTTCCACGAGGACACCGGGCACACATCCTCGGGCCGCGTGAAGTCCGACGCGGAGGACTACCGCTACTTCCCCGAGCCGGACCTGGTGCCCGTGGCGCCCAGCCGCGAGTGGGTCGAGGAGATCCGCGCGACCCTTCCCGAGCTGCCGGCGGCTCGCCGTCGCCGCCTGATTGGCGAGTGGGGCTTCACCGACCTGGAGATGCGCGACGTCATCAACGCCGGGGCACTGGATCTCATCGAGTCCACCGTCGCCGCCGGCACCAGCGCCCAGGCCGCCCGCAAGTGGTGGATGGGCGAACTTGCCCGCACCGCCAAGGAGCAGGACCTCGAGCTCGAGCAGCTGGCCGTCACCCCGGGGCAGATCGCGGAGCTGCAGGGTCTGGTGGACGGCAAGAAGATCAACGACAAGATCGCCAAGCAGGTGCTCGGCAAGGTGCTGGAGGCCAAGGGCGACCCTGCCACGATCGTGGAGAGCGAGGGCCTGGCCGTCGTCTCCGACGACTCCGTTCTCACCGGAGCCGTTGATCAGGCGATCGCCGACAACCCCGAGGTGGTCGAGAAGATCCGCGGCGGCAAGGTGCAGGCGATCGGCGCGCTGATCGGCCCGATCATGAAGGCCACCCGCGGCCAGGCCGACGCCGGCCGGGTGCGGGAGATCATCATGGAACGACTCGGTGTGAGCTGA
- a CDS encoding amino acid carrier protein: protein MLWLAIGALFMTVWLRFQPISGFRASMQVIRGKFSARADPGEVSSFQALATELSGTVGLGNIAGVAVAVSLGGPGAALWIAAFGVLGMSMKMAEATLGSKFREIREDGSIQGGPMVYLRDGLASIGYRRLGVVLGSAYAVFTVLGAFGADLFQTNQVAAIVADSSGSEFLQGNTWLLGAVIAALVGIAIFGGVTSIARWTSRIMPAMAIVYMLCVFAVIVVNLDNVPAALGAMVEGVFTGEGIAGGVVGVAIVGIQRALFSNGAGVGTAGMAHSASKTKHPATEGLTAMWEPLIDSVVVCMLTAIAIVVTGKHLAGSGENTEGVQLTASAFSTVADWFPLLLTLAVALFGYSTLLAYAYYGEQALTYLFGYKKSIIYTFRVLGIVGAVIGSAASLDAVIAFGDASFFLMAVPNILGIYFLAKVVRLEIFGFNRRLCAGSIEAVEDEDLRVGLVSEDPTPEQTQRAEKEERAEKERLRTLHRTLEYS from the coding sequence GTGCTGTGGCTCGCGATCGGCGCGCTGTTCATGACGGTGTGGCTGCGCTTCCAGCCGATCAGCGGATTCCGGGCGTCCATGCAGGTGATCCGAGGGAAGTTCAGCGCCCGGGCCGACCCCGGTGAGGTCTCCAGCTTCCAGGCACTGGCCACCGAGCTGTCCGGCACCGTGGGCCTGGGCAACATCGCCGGCGTGGCGGTGGCCGTGTCCCTGGGCGGCCCGGGCGCGGCGCTGTGGATCGCGGCCTTCGGCGTCCTGGGCATGAGCATGAAGATGGCCGAGGCCACGCTGGGGTCGAAGTTCCGGGAAATCCGCGAGGACGGCAGCATCCAGGGTGGCCCCATGGTCTACCTGCGCGACGGCCTCGCCTCCATCGGCTACCGCCGCCTGGGCGTCGTGCTGGGCTCGGCGTACGCCGTGTTCACTGTGCTGGGCGCCTTCGGCGCGGACCTGTTCCAGACCAACCAGGTGGCGGCCATCGTCGCCGACTCCAGCGGCAGCGAGTTCCTGCAGGGCAACACCTGGCTGCTCGGTGCGGTCATCGCGGCGCTGGTGGGCATCGCGATCTTCGGCGGGGTCACCTCGATCGCCCGCTGGACCTCCCGCATCATGCCGGCGATGGCGATCGTCTACATGCTGTGCGTGTTCGCCGTGATCGTCGTGAACCTCGACAATGTCCCCGCTGCTCTGGGCGCGATGGTCGAGGGCGTGTTCACCGGTGAGGGCATCGCCGGTGGCGTGGTCGGCGTGGCGATCGTCGGCATCCAGCGAGCCCTGTTCTCCAACGGCGCGGGTGTCGGCACCGCCGGCATGGCGCATTCCGCCTCCAAGACCAAGCATCCCGCCACCGAGGGCCTGACGGCGATGTGGGAGCCGCTGATCGACTCGGTGGTGGTCTGCATGCTCACCGCCATCGCCATCGTGGTCACCGGCAAGCACCTCGCGGGATCCGGTGAGAACACCGAGGGCGTGCAGCTGACCGCCTCGGCCTTCAGCACCGTCGCCGACTGGTTCCCCCTGCTGCTCACCCTGGCAGTGGCACTCTTCGGCTACTCCACCCTGCTGGCCTACGCCTACTACGGTGAGCAGGCACTGACGTACCTCTTCGGCTACAAGAAGTCCATCATCTACACCTTCCGCGTGCTGGGGATCGTCGGTGCAGTGATCGGTTCGGCCGCCTCCCTCGACGCCGTGATCGCCTTCGGCGATGCGTCGTTCTTCCTGATGGCGGTCCCCAACATCCTGGGCATCTACTTCCTGGCGAAGGTGGTGCGCCTGGAGATCTTCGGGTTCAACCGCCGTCTGTGTGCCGGGTCCATCGAAGCGGTCGAGGACGAGGACCTGCGGGTTGGGCTGGTCTCGGAGGACCCGACCCCAGAGCAGACGCAGCGAGCGGAGAAGGAGGAGCGCGCGGAGAAGGAGCGCCTGCGCACCCTGCACCGCACGCTTGAGTATTCGTAG
- a CDS encoding ATP-binding protein: MSVIDNDTKRKLREMGATALLDAIDAQDEAHVLGMSFQERLQLIVDEAHSIFNHGKVEGLIRRAGLRYPGADLRRLDLVEERGLNRNVIAQLATCSFIQRQQNVVFQGFTGSGKSYLGCALAKQACQHRLRAHYIRMPDLEEAWALAKDKPQGQTKFLRKYSTFSLLVIDEWLLDHPDEGMRSMLLELLERRYDTGSTVFCTQYPKKDWHARLGGAVHADAIMDRIVHNTIWIDTGDRNMREHTALPQ; this comes from the coding sequence GTGAGCGTGATCGATAACGACACGAAGCGGAAGCTGCGCGAGATGGGCGCGACCGCGCTGCTGGACGCGATCGATGCCCAGGATGAGGCTCACGTGCTGGGGATGTCGTTCCAGGAACGGCTCCAGCTGATCGTGGACGAGGCGCATTCCATCTTCAATCATGGAAAGGTCGAGGGTCTGATCCGCCGGGCGGGGCTGCGTTATCCCGGAGCGGACCTGCGGCGGCTGGATCTGGTCGAGGAACGGGGACTGAACCGGAACGTGATCGCGCAACTGGCAACCTGCTCCTTCATCCAGCGGCAACAGAACGTGGTCTTCCAGGGCTTCACCGGCTCAGGGAAGTCCTACCTCGGCTGCGCGCTGGCGAAGCAGGCCTGCCAGCACCGGCTCCGAGCCCACTACATCCGAATGCCCGACCTCGAAGAGGCCTGGGCCCTGGCAAAGGACAAGCCGCAGGGCCAGACGAAGTTCCTGCGGAAGTACTCCACGTTCTCGCTGCTGGTGATCGACGAGTGGCTGCTGGACCATCCTGACGAGGGAATGCGTTCGATGCTGCTGGAACTGCTCGAGCGCCGCTATGACACCGGCTCGACCGTGTTCTGCACCCAGTACCCGAAGAAGGACTGGCACGCCCGGCTCGGTGGAGCAGTCCACGCCGATGCGATCATGGACCGCATCGTGCACAACACAATCTGGATCGACACCGGCGACAGGAACATGCGAGAACACACCGCACTGCCCCAGTGA
- the gatA gene encoding Asp-tRNA(Asn)/Glu-tRNA(Gln) amidotransferase subunit GatA: MNTDIIRRSAAAQAAALKAGEVSSEELTRAHLDRIAAVDGDLNAFLHLNQDDALATARDIDSRRASGEELHELAGVPIAVKDVVVTEGMPTTAGSKILEGWVPPYDATLVERLRAAGLPILGKTNMDEFAMGSSTETSAYGPTRNPWDRDRIPGGSGGGSSAAVAAYEAPLAIGTDTGGSIRQPGAVTGTVGVKPTYGSVSRYGLIAMASSLDQAGPVTRTVEDSALLHELIAGHDPRDSTSLPDPVGPYVEAARRREVKGLRIGVISELEGEGFAPEVRARFQESLELLEKAGAEIVRVSCPNFQYALGAYYLIMPSEASSNLAKFDGMRFGLRVVPEGGATAEQVMAATRGAGFGAEVKRRILLGTYALSAGYYDAYYGSAQKVRTLVQRDFTTAFEQVDVLASPTAPTVAFRLGEKLDDPMAMYLNDIATIPANLAGTPGISVPSGLAEDGLPAGIQFLAPARADERLYRVGGTLEALLEDAWGGPLLAKAPELAGGTK, translated from the coding sequence ATGAACACTGACATCATCCGCCGCAGCGCCGCCGCCCAGGCCGCTGCGCTGAAGGCCGGGGAGGTCTCCTCCGAGGAGCTCACCCGCGCCCACCTGGACCGCATCGCCGCCGTGGACGGCGACCTGAACGCCTTCCTGCACCTGAACCAGGACGACGCCCTGGCCACCGCCCGTGACATCGACTCCCGCCGCGCCTCCGGTGAGGAGCTGCACGAGCTGGCCGGCGTGCCGATCGCCGTCAAGGACGTCGTGGTCACCGAGGGCATGCCCACCACCGCGGGCTCCAAGATCCTCGAGGGTTGGGTGCCGCCGTACGACGCCACCCTGGTGGAGCGCCTGCGCGCCGCGGGCCTGCCGATCCTCGGCAAGACAAACATGGACGAGTTCGCGATGGGCTCCTCCACCGAGACCAGCGCCTACGGCCCCACCCGCAACCCCTGGGACCGCGACCGCATCCCCGGCGGCTCCGGCGGCGGCAGCTCCGCCGCGGTCGCCGCCTACGAGGCGCCGCTGGCGATCGGCACCGACACCGGTGGCTCCATCCGCCAGCCCGGTGCCGTCACCGGCACCGTGGGCGTCAAGCCCACCTACGGCTCCGTCTCCCGCTACGGTCTGATCGCCATGGCCAGTTCCCTGGACCAGGCCGGCCCCGTGACCCGCACCGTCGAGGACTCCGCCCTGCTGCACGAGCTGATCGCCGGGCACGACCCGCGCGACTCCACCTCACTGCCGGACCCCGTCGGCCCCTACGTCGAGGCAGCGCGTCGACGTGAGGTCAAGGGCCTGCGCATCGGCGTCATCTCCGAGCTCGAGGGCGAAGGCTTCGCCCCCGAGGTGCGCGCTCGCTTCCAGGAGTCCCTGGAGCTGCTGGAGAAGGCCGGCGCCGAAATCGTGCGCGTCTCCTGCCCGAACTTCCAGTACGCGCTCGGGGCGTACTACCTGATCATGCCGTCGGAAGCATCCTCGAACCTCGCCAAGTTCGACGGCATGCGCTTCGGCCTGCGGGTGGTCCCCGAGGGTGGTGCCACCGCTGAGCAGGTCATGGCCGCCACCCGCGGTGCCGGGTTCGGTGCCGAGGTCAAGCGCCGCATCCTGCTGGGCACCTACGCGCTCTCTGCCGGTTATTACGACGCCTACTACGGCAGCGCCCAGAAGGTGCGCACCCTGGTGCAGCGCGACTTCACCACTGCCTTCGAGCAGGTGGACGTGCTGGCCTCGCCCACCGCCCCCACCGTCGCCTTCCGCCTCGGTGAGAAGCTCGACGACCCGATGGCCATGTACCTCAACGACATCGCCACCATCCCCGCCAACCTCGCCGGCACCCCGGGCATCTCGGTGCCCAGCGGCCTGGCCGAGGACGGCCTGCCCGCGGGCATCCAGTTCCTGGCCCCCGCCCGGGCCGATGAGCGCCTGTACCGCGTGGGCGGCACCCTGGAGGCGCTGCTCGAGGACGCCTGGGGCGGTCCGCTGCTGGCCAAGGCCCCCGAGCTCGCAGGAGGAACCAAGTGA
- the gatC gene encoding Asp-tRNA(Asn)/Glu-tRNA(Gln) amidotransferase subunit GatC, translating to MPSIGRDDVARLADLARIQLTDEEIDRLPGEFDAIMDAVASVSEVATADVPATSHPIPMTNVFRKDVVTGTLTQEQALAGAPEAEDGRFAVPQILGEE from the coding sequence ATGCCTTCTATCGGACGAGACGACGTCGCACGCCTCGCCGACCTCGCACGGATCCAGCTCACCGATGAGGAGATCGACCGCCTTCCCGGCGAGTTCGACGCCATCATGGACGCTGTCGCCTCCGTCTCCGAGGTCGCCACGGCCGACGTCCCCGCAACCTCCCATCCCATCCCCATGACGAACGTGTTCCGCAAGGACGTCGTCACCGGCACCCTCACCCAGGAGCAGGCGCTCGCCGGTGCTCCCGAGGCCGAGGACGGCCGGTTCGCCGTCCCTCAGATCCTGGGCGAGGAATGA
- the istA gene encoding IS21 family transposase: protein MVRKIRAKLVLQLRAEGLSGRAISSSQGMSRKSVRAVFEAADAAGIGWGDIADVADEQVYARLFPGRGEHESVFAQPDWEQVHREMARVGVTLKLLHGEYFDATTAAGDPAMGYDRFCRTYQHHVMVTGAASRVGHKAGQSVEVDWSGPTMELADPVTGEVSKVFLFVACLPFSRYAFCFPALDMRQESWLRAHVAMFEALGGTVPRIVPDNLKTGVVKHPREGEIVLNDAYREMAAHYSAAVLPGRVRKPKDKASVENTVAHVATWVIAGLRDQRFTSLPELAAAIGQRMEAYNAEPFQKRPGSRASVFDAEERPLLTPLPAVPYEISTWHYGRRVGRNGHVTFARNFYSAPFAHIGAKVDLRITARTLEIYQGSQRLTSHLLLPETASNEYRTNDADLPAGERFQAWDAQRVRAWADRVGPATVIVIQRIFESVPIVEQGLDPALAVLRLSRRFSVDRVEAACALALTGRVRSPRYAHLHPILATGQDKVAALRPPREEPAEDGGYVRGADYYAGGVR from the coding sequence ATGGTACGGAAGATCAGGGCGAAGCTGGTGCTCCAGCTGCGCGCAGAAGGTCTGTCGGGGCGAGCGATTTCGTCCTCGCAGGGCATGTCCCGCAAGTCCGTGAGGGCGGTGTTCGAGGCCGCTGACGCTGCAGGGATCGGGTGGGGCGATATCGCGGACGTCGCCGATGAGCAGGTGTATGCCCGGTTGTTCCCGGGCCGGGGCGAGCACGAGAGCGTGTTCGCACAGCCGGACTGGGAACAGGTCCATCGAGAGATGGCCAGGGTCGGCGTGACGCTGAAGCTGTTGCACGGCGAGTACTTCGACGCGACCACGGCGGCTGGGGATCCGGCGATGGGGTATGACCGGTTTTGCCGCACCTACCAGCACCACGTCATGGTCACCGGTGCCGCTTCGAGAGTCGGTCACAAGGCCGGCCAGAGCGTGGAGGTCGACTGGTCCGGCCCCACGATGGAGCTGGCCGATCCGGTCACCGGCGAGGTCTCGAAGGTGTTCTTGTTCGTTGCCTGCCTGCCTTTTTCTCGTTACGCGTTCTGCTTCCCGGCGCTGGATATGCGCCAGGAGTCCTGGCTGCGAGCGCACGTAGCGATGTTCGAGGCGCTGGGCGGGACGGTCCCGAGGATCGTTCCGGACAACCTCAAGACCGGTGTGGTGAAGCACCCCCGCGAGGGCGAGATCGTCCTGAACGATGCGTATCGCGAGATGGCAGCGCATTACTCGGCGGCGGTGCTCCCGGGGAGGGTGCGGAAACCGAAAGACAAGGCGAGCGTGGAGAACACCGTCGCGCACGTCGCGACCTGGGTCATCGCCGGGCTGCGGGATCAGCGATTCACGTCCCTGCCCGAACTTGCAGCCGCCATCGGGCAGCGGATGGAGGCCTATAACGCGGAGCCGTTCCAGAAGCGGCCCGGATCCCGCGCCAGCGTGTTCGACGCGGAGGAGCGGCCGCTGCTGACGCCGCTGCCGGCGGTGCCCTACGAGATCTCGACATGGCACTACGGACGACGAGTGGGCAGGAACGGGCACGTCACGTTCGCGCGGAACTTCTACTCCGCGCCGTTCGCGCACATCGGCGCGAAGGTCGATCTGCGCATCACGGCCCGGACGCTGGAGATCTATCAGGGCAGCCAGCGACTGACCAGTCACCTGCTGCTCCCGGAGACCGCGAGCAATGAGTACCGCACCAACGACGCGGACCTACCTGCGGGCGAGCGTTTCCAGGCCTGGGACGCGCAGAGGGTGCGGGCGTGGGCAGATCGGGTCGGGCCGGCCACGGTGATCGTGATCCAGCGGATCTTCGAGTCCGTGCCGATCGTGGAACAGGGCCTGGATCCCGCGTTGGCGGTGCTACGGCTCTCTCGCCGCTTCTCCGTAGATCGGGTCGAGGCGGCCTGCGCACTCGCGCTGACGGGACGGGTCCGTTCACCGCGCTATGCGCATCTGCACCCGATCTTGGCCACCGGGCAGGACAAGGTCGCCGCCCTGCGTCCACCCCGCGAGGAACCCGCGGAAGACGGCGGATACGTCCGTGGCGCCGACTACTACGCCGGAGGTGTCCGGTGA